A single window of Ferrimonas balearica DSM 9799 DNA harbors:
- a CDS encoding S8 family serine peptidase: MTSPTRRQQYSRLALACLTAMTVSSGIQAAPVTSKVIESHRTLRAISIDPSHFSDVNPNALYPDQQGRNVMVAPVNPETVFTPEEALQGEHDYIVILRNGSALAQNDQSGLMRQNQAPSLLHHQRNQVLSQQDAVLSQARNAGVTLQVKRQMSLSVNAMVAQMDQHNAKALAQLPGIRKIYRARTLELLTDRGPDFIGTTPVWQGDSTGYSHTGHGVVMGIIDTGINPHHPAFDGTGIKNPLGDGVYLGDCETDPSLCNSKVIGIHSYPEVTDVYADHVFQPEVPEWQTPQPLRPANGFDYNGHGTHVASTAAGRILTDVPYTLPGISNPSHGVATDLVLPQVSGVAPDANIIAYQVCWPGGAGDPHAGCPETALLAAIEQAIEDGVDVINFSIGGSESLPWEDAIELAFLSARQAGISVAAAAGNSGPNFYSTDHTSPWLTSVAATTHDREIVVPEKTLSGFEGGDNLPWQSEMTGLSLSGAITAPIVHARDYANPNSALAPELCADPFPADTFTVDRDGQALAEAPIVLCERGEVARVAKAANVQSGGAGGFVLANVDWNESVVADPYPIPGIHIDYNSGNSLSSWLASGTGHRASISASEPQRVIDAEKADIIANFSSRGPSWTVRNHLVPSVAAPGVAIYAAWTPDQPFTAYPTPADYAMIQGTSMASPHVAGAMALLTEAHPQWTPAEIQSALMLTAHQNIQRDAGLFLLPVDAPYYAGSGRIDVDAAIRAGLVMDVDNEAYLKADPTQGGFVNRLNTPNMVELDCRGQCSWLRTVTATEAGTWQAEGMPWEGNEGLSIQVSPAQFTLAAGESQLLEIVATINEDNTSQPWEGVSIDNEYLQYFGAINLTASNADTPTSTMQVVAGFRRGDMPAEINLNAGRDQGNTTVTGLNFPAFSDLSSRFYGPVAPQQSVHLLMGDSDWLNPFDDITDGATYRSVVIPEGTKRFVAEIVSAEPYDYEPLIFRQPTLVVGRSADGSGIPPMGVEAAQPEMLCVSYHATARNYCAFNNPQPGTYWVVVHNINAPWDHEGHLEVKLNTAVIGEQSSDVMDLTGPASHDGVGNIDLTLHWDWPDSQAGDVLYGGVEAGPSIDAPAGFGFSGVRLSRAQNDIHMLSSQDGAKVGDIVEFTLNIRENLERQDRELAIELALSEGLTLIPDSVRMSDGLETLLTQREDGFNVAGVQASSRDVERGYHITNNLTHPQCVTPDLAEDWHGGYIDLHEFGLQPEASWMQGNAADVFTLPIDYLFFKPADIMLYGQPSWGMVEMTPAGLLNFEQSWSHTWHYGMAIGTFSKAIAPFFNDSFETTHQAHWEDPQGLTMVALWEEDNPDLGDLAILEYDNVRDPFSGAQVDFEIILRSGIDFDAGKPEMIMAYDNLSGDYARGIIGAVGYAGKWDIWGDGGGTEGTFYDILGLDNLDEVVSDDLVICFDYDGPERTRQSLSFQARVHEDAAATEQSVTLVHSISGSADETVTHTIAVSGNLQLAAIANQSVDENAMLEGVRVTYTDANAYPNRILVSGEHFSAEIHGDTSGSTFDITPDADWHGETEVTVTVQDKVHGSDIATTTFMLTVVSDGVEPQPEPVPEPEPEPEPEPEPEPEPEPEPEPEPEPEPEPEPEPEPVSSGSLGSGLLLMLALAMLRRRSR, translated from the coding sequence ATGACGAGCCCAACTCGCCGTCAGCAATACTCCCGGTTGGCTCTAGCCTGCTTGACCGCAATGACGGTCAGCAGCGGAATTCAGGCCGCACCGGTAACCAGTAAGGTGATCGAAAGCCACCGCACTCTGCGTGCGATCAGCATCGACCCTTCACACTTTTCTGACGTCAATCCCAATGCGCTCTACCCTGATCAGCAGGGACGCAATGTCATGGTGGCTCCGGTCAATCCGGAAACCGTGTTTACCCCGGAAGAGGCGCTGCAGGGGGAACACGATTACATCGTCATCCTGCGTAACGGCTCCGCACTGGCGCAAAACGACCAGAGCGGCCTGATGCGGCAAAACCAGGCTCCGTCACTGCTCCACCATCAACGCAATCAAGTGTTGAGCCAACAGGACGCGGTACTGAGCCAGGCCCGCAATGCGGGCGTCACGCTGCAGGTAAAACGGCAGATGTCGCTGTCCGTCAATGCCATGGTGGCGCAGATGGACCAGCACAATGCCAAGGCTCTGGCCCAGCTGCCAGGCATCCGCAAAATCTATCGTGCCCGAACCCTGGAACTGCTGACCGACCGCGGTCCCGACTTCATCGGCACCACCCCGGTCTGGCAGGGTGACAGCACCGGCTACAGCCATACCGGTCACGGTGTGGTCATGGGCATCATCGATACCGGCATCAACCCTCACCACCCCGCGTTTGACGGTACCGGTATCAAGAATCCACTGGGCGATGGCGTCTACCTCGGTGACTGCGAAACCGACCCAAGCCTGTGTAACAGCAAGGTCATCGGTATCCACAGCTACCCCGAAGTGACCGACGTTTATGCCGACCACGTATTCCAGCCCGAGGTACCCGAGTGGCAAACCCCACAGCCGCTGCGACCCGCCAATGGCTTCGACTACAACGGTCACGGCACCCACGTCGCCAGTACCGCTGCCGGTCGTATCCTGACCGACGTGCCCTACACCCTGCCCGGCATCAGCAACCCCAGCCACGGTGTCGCCACCGATCTGGTGCTGCCCCAGGTCAGCGGTGTCGCGCCGGACGCCAACATCATCGCCTATCAGGTTTGTTGGCCCGGTGGCGCCGGTGACCCTCATGCCGGTTGCCCTGAAACGGCTCTGCTGGCCGCCATCGAGCAGGCCATTGAAGATGGCGTGGACGTCATCAACTTCTCCATCGGTGGCAGTGAAAGCCTGCCCTGGGAGGACGCCATCGAGCTGGCTTTCCTGTCGGCCCGTCAGGCGGGCATCAGCGTTGCAGCCGCCGCTGGCAACTCCGGCCCCAACTTCTATTCCACCGACCACACCTCTCCGTGGCTCACCTCAGTGGCCGCCACCACCCATGACCGCGAGATAGTGGTGCCGGAGAAAACCCTCAGCGGCTTTGAAGGCGGTGATAACCTGCCCTGGCAAAGCGAGATGACCGGCCTCAGCCTGTCTGGCGCCATCACCGCGCCGATCGTGCATGCCCGGGATTACGCCAACCCCAACTCGGCATTGGCACCGGAGCTGTGTGCTGACCCGTTCCCCGCCGACACTTTCACCGTGGATCGAGACGGCCAGGCACTGGCCGAAGCGCCCATCGTGCTGTGTGAGCGTGGTGAAGTCGCCCGGGTCGCCAAGGCGGCCAACGTGCAATCCGGCGGTGCGGGAGGCTTCGTACTGGCCAACGTTGACTGGAATGAGAGTGTGGTCGCCGACCCCTACCCCATTCCGGGCATCCACATCGACTACAACTCCGGCAACAGCCTGAGCAGCTGGTTAGCCAGCGGTACCGGACACCGTGCCAGCATCTCTGCGTCCGAGCCGCAACGAGTGATTGATGCCGAGAAAGCGGACATCATCGCGAACTTCAGCTCCCGTGGCCCCAGCTGGACCGTGCGAAACCACCTGGTGCCCAGTGTGGCTGCACCGGGGGTGGCCATCTATGCCGCCTGGACCCCGGACCAACCCTTTACCGCCTACCCGACTCCGGCGGATTACGCGATGATCCAGGGCACCTCCATGGCCAGCCCTCACGTCGCGGGGGCCATGGCGCTGCTGACCGAAGCCCATCCGCAATGGACTCCGGCCGAGATCCAATCCGCTCTGATGCTGACGGCCCACCAGAACATCCAGCGTGACGCCGGTCTTTTCCTGCTGCCGGTGGACGCCCCCTATTACGCCGGCTCCGGTCGAATTGATGTGGATGCTGCCATCCGCGCTGGCCTGGTGATGGATGTGGACAATGAGGCCTACCTGAAGGCAGACCCGACTCAAGGTGGCTTCGTCAACCGACTGAACACCCCCAACATGGTTGAGCTGGATTGTCGTGGTCAGTGCAGCTGGTTGCGTACCGTCACGGCAACCGAAGCGGGCACCTGGCAGGCTGAAGGAATGCCCTGGGAGGGCAATGAGGGGCTCAGCATTCAGGTGTCACCAGCCCAGTTCACCCTCGCCGCCGGTGAGTCCCAACTGCTGGAGATCGTTGCGACCATCAACGAAGACAACACCTCACAGCCGTGGGAAGGGGTCAGCATCGACAACGAGTACCTGCAGTACTTCGGTGCAATCAACCTGACCGCCAGCAACGCGGACACGCCCACCAGCACCATGCAGGTTGTGGCCGGTTTCCGACGTGGCGACATGCCCGCCGAGATCAACCTCAACGCGGGCCGTGACCAGGGCAATACCACGGTCACCGGCCTGAACTTCCCGGCCTTCAGTGATCTGTCCAGCCGCTTCTATGGCCCGGTTGCCCCGCAACAATCCGTGCATCTGCTGATGGGCGATAGTGACTGGCTCAATCCGTTTGATGACATCACCGACGGCGCCACCTATCGCAGTGTGGTGATCCCGGAAGGCACCAAGCGATTCGTCGCTGAGATCGTGTCCGCCGAACCCTACGACTACGAGCCGCTGATCTTCCGCCAGCCCACTCTGGTGGTAGGACGCAGTGCCGACGGCAGTGGCATCCCGCCGATGGGTGTGGAAGCCGCTCAGCCGGAAATGCTGTGTGTGAGTTACCACGCCACGGCCCGCAACTACTGCGCCTTCAACAATCCGCAGCCGGGCACCTACTGGGTCGTGGTTCACAACATCAACGCCCCCTGGGACCATGAAGGCCACCTTGAGGTCAAACTCAATACCGCGGTCATTGGAGAGCAGAGCAGCGATGTGATGGACCTGACCGGCCCCGCCAGTCACGACGGTGTTGGTAACATCGACCTGACCCTGCACTGGGACTGGCCGGACAGCCAGGCCGGTGACGTGCTCTATGGCGGTGTCGAAGCTGGCCCCTCCATCGATGCACCAGCAGGCTTTGGTTTCAGTGGTGTCCGTCTGTCCCGCGCTCAGAACGACATCCATATGCTGAGCAGCCAGGACGGGGCAAAGGTGGGTGATATCGTCGAGTTCACCCTCAATATCCGTGAGAACCTGGAGCGCCAGGACCGTGAACTGGCCATCGAGCTGGCGTTGTCCGAAGGGTTAACCCTGATCCCCGACAGTGTCCGTATGAGCGACGGTCTGGAAACGCTTCTGACCCAGCGCGAAGACGGTTTCAACGTCGCCGGCGTGCAAGCTTCATCCCGAGATGTGGAGCGTGGCTACCACATCACCAACAACCTCACCCATCCGCAGTGTGTGACTCCGGATCTGGCCGAGGACTGGCATGGCGGCTACATCGACCTGCACGAGTTTGGCCTGCAACCGGAAGCGAGCTGGATGCAGGGCAACGCGGCTGACGTGTTTACCCTGCCCATCGACTACCTGTTCTTTAAACCGGCCGACATCATGCTGTACGGCCAGCCCAGTTGGGGCATGGTGGAGATGACCCCGGCTGGCCTGCTCAATTTCGAACAGAGCTGGTCTCACACCTGGCACTACGGCATGGCCATCGGCACCTTCAGCAAAGCGATCGCGCCGTTCTTCAACGACAGCTTTGAAACCACCCATCAGGCACACTGGGAAGACCCGCAGGGCCTGACCATGGTGGCACTGTGGGAGGAGGACAATCCGGACCTGGGTGATCTGGCGATTCTCGAGTACGACAACGTGCGCGACCCCTTCAGTGGTGCCCAGGTCGATTTCGAGATCATCCTGCGCAGCGGCATCGATTTTGATGCGGGTAAGCCAGAGATGATCATGGCCTACGACAACCTGAGCGGTGACTACGCCCGAGGCATCATCGGTGCCGTTGGTTACGCCGGTAAGTGGGACATCTGGGGTGATGGAGGCGGTACCGAAGGCACCTTCTACGACATCCTCGGCCTCGACAACCTGGACGAAGTGGTGAGCGATGACCTGGTGATCTGTTTCGACTACGACGGTCCGGAACGCACCCGCCAATCGCTCTCATTCCAGGCCCGCGTTCATGAGGACGCCGCCGCGACCGAGCAATCGGTCACTCTGGTGCACAGCATCAGTGGCAGCGCCGATGAAACCGTGACCCACACCATTGCCGTCAGCGGCAACCTTCAGCTTGCTGCCATCGCCAATCAAAGCGTGGATGAGAACGCCATGCTGGAAGGGGTTCGGGTCACTTACACCGACGCCAACGCCTACCCCAACCGGATCCTGGTCAGTGGTGAGCACTTCAGCGCCGAGATCCATGGCGACACCAGTGGCAGCACCTTCGACATCACGCCGGATGCTGACTGGCACGGTGAAACTGAAGTAACGGTAACGGTACAGGACAAGGTGCATGGCAGCGACATCGCCACCACCACCTTTATGCTGACCGTGGTTTCCGACGGTGTTGAGCCACAACCGGAGCCGGTACCGGAACCGGAGCCTGAGCCGGAACCGGAACCGGAGCCTGAACCTGAGCCGGAACCGGAACCGGAGCCGGAGCCTGAACCTGAGCCGGAGCCGGAGCCTGAACCGGAGCCGGTAAGCAGTGGTAGCCTGGGCTCAGGCCTGCTGCTGATGCTGGCGCTGGCGATGCTGCGTCGTCGCAGCCGCTAA
- a CDS encoding sporulation protein, with amino-acid sequence MFKKLLASVGIGAAKVDTLILSETLVPGETMLIEIVIEGGDVPQTINGLELSLMTMAEVEHEGGESRQPVRLHHWHLDDRFTVAANERRSERFELTLPLETPITALRCTRGFSEVWLETGLDIAQGLDGRDHDPLRIAPTAAMSQVLAAVEACGFELYSTDVEQGQLRGPNFASSLGCYQELEFRPTGMGAMRVKEVEVSFVAQPGVTHVMLEVDRRFAGDSLRCFAVPEGASDSEVAMSVRQILG; translated from the coding sequence ATGTTTAAGAAACTGTTGGCGTCTGTTGGTATTGGCGCGGCCAAGGTGGATACGTTGATCCTCAGCGAAACCCTGGTGCCCGGCGAGACCATGCTGATCGAGATTGTCATTGAGGGCGGCGATGTGCCCCAGACCATCAACGGTCTGGAGCTCAGCCTGATGACCATGGCGGAGGTGGAACACGAGGGGGGCGAAAGTCGCCAGCCGGTGCGTCTGCACCACTGGCATCTGGACGATCGCTTTACGGTGGCGGCCAATGAGCGCCGGAGCGAACGCTTTGAGCTGACCCTGCCACTGGAAACCCCGATCACCGCACTGCGTTGCACCCGTGGCTTCAGCGAAGTGTGGCTGGAGACCGGCCTCGACATCGCTCAGGGCCTGGATGGCCGCGACCATGACCCGCTGCGCATTGCGCCGACGGCGGCGATGAGCCAGGTGCTGGCGGCGGTAGAAGCGTGCGGGTTTGAGCTGTACAGCACCGACGTGGAACAGGGCCAGTTGCGGGGGCCGAATTTCGCCTCCTCGCTGGGCTGCTATCAGGAGCTGGAGTTCCGCCCCACCGGCATGGGTGCCATGCGCGTCAAAGAGGTGGAGGTGTCCTTTGTGGCTCAGCCCGGCGTGACTCACGTGATGCTGGAGGTGGACCGCCGCTTTGCTGGCGACAGCCTGCGATGCTTCGCCGTACCCGAGGGCGCCAGCGACTCGGAAGTGGCCATGTCAGTGCGCCAAATTCTTGGTTGA
- the radA gene encoding DNA repair protein RadA, with amino-acid sequence MAKAKSAYVCNDCGSDHPRWQGQCNACGAWNTLTEVRLGTAKSARTERYSGYAGAGSSQVQTLAEIDLSEVPRFSSGYSELDRVLGGGIVPGAAILIGGNPGAGKSTLLLQVMCQLSQQMGALYVTGEESLQQVAMRANRLSLPTDKLKMLSETSVEQICLIAEREKPAIMVIDSIQVMHMADVQSTPGSVAQVRESAAFLTRFAKQNNVAIFMVGHVTKDGTLAGPKVLEHCIDCSVLLDGNGDSRFRTLRSHKNRFGAVNELGVFAMTGAGLKEVANPSAIFLSRGEEQAPGSVVMVVWEGTRPLLVELQALVDHSQLANPRRVAVGLEQNRLAMLLAVLHRHGGMMMSDQDVFANVVGGVKVAETGADLALLLAMVSSFRDHTLSRDLVVFGEVGLSGEIRPVTNGQERLSEAAKHGFRRAIVPKGNAPRQPIEGMEVIAVGKLTEALDAL; translated from the coding sequence ATGGCAAAAGCAAAATCCGCCTACGTCTGTAATGACTGTGGTTCTGACCACCCCCGCTGGCAGGGCCAGTGCAACGCCTGTGGCGCCTGGAACACCCTGACTGAGGTGCGTTTGGGGACCGCTAAATCGGCCCGTACCGAGCGCTACAGTGGCTACGCCGGAGCCGGTTCCAGCCAGGTACAGACCCTGGCCGAAATCGACCTCTCTGAGGTGCCGCGTTTCAGCAGCGGTTACTCGGAACTCGACCGGGTGCTGGGGGGCGGCATCGTTCCTGGTGCGGCGATCCTGATTGGCGGTAACCCCGGTGCCGGTAAGTCCACATTGCTGTTGCAGGTGATGTGTCAGCTGTCCCAGCAGATGGGCGCACTCTATGTCACCGGTGAGGAGTCACTGCAGCAGGTGGCGATGCGGGCCAACCGCCTGTCCCTGCCGACAGACAAACTGAAGATGCTGTCGGAAACCTCGGTGGAGCAGATCTGCCTGATTGCCGAGCGGGAAAAGCCCGCCATCATGGTGATCGACTCCATTCAGGTGATGCACATGGCCGATGTGCAATCGACGCCGGGTTCCGTGGCCCAGGTGCGGGAGAGCGCCGCGTTCCTGACGCGCTTTGCCAAACAGAACAATGTGGCGATCTTTATGGTGGGCCACGTCACCAAAGACGGCACGCTGGCGGGGCCCAAGGTGCTGGAGCACTGCATTGACTGCTCGGTGTTGCTTGATGGCAATGGTGACAGCCGCTTCCGCACCCTGCGCAGCCATAAAAACCGTTTTGGTGCGGTCAATGAGCTGGGGGTGTTCGCCATGACCGGCGCGGGCCTCAAAGAGGTGGCCAACCCCTCTGCCATCTTCCTGTCCCGAGGAGAGGAGCAAGCCCCGGGTTCAGTGGTGATGGTGGTGTGGGAGGGCACCCGCCCGCTGTTGGTGGAACTGCAGGCGCTGGTGGACCACAGTCAGCTGGCCAATCCACGCCGGGTGGCGGTGGGCCTGGAGCAAAACCGTCTGGCGATGCTGCTGGCGGTGCTGCACCGTCACGGCGGCATGATGATGTCCGATCAGGATGTGTTTGCCAATGTGGTCGGTGGCGTTAAAGTGGCGGAAACCGGGGCCGATCTGGCGCTGCTGCTGGCGATGGTGTCCAGCTTCCGCGACCACACCCTGAGCCGGGATCTGGTGGTGTTTGGCGAGGTCGGCCTGTCCGGCGAGATCCGCCCGGTGACCAACGGCCAGGAGCGACTGTCCGAAGCGGCTAAACATGGCTTCCGGCGTGCCATTGTGCCCAAGGGCAATGCCCCCCGTCAGCCTATTGAGGGGATGGAGGTGATTGCGGTCGGCAAGTTAACTGAGGCGCTGGACGCACTCTGA
- a CDS encoding PilZ domain-containing protein → MDKHQALIEQLKPLLQEADFDQIFQQLSQDLPSSERFLVKMEMQRLNQSSRQVIDLRERQGGCEAIEVDGLTHFLNEASQQRLTELTKLYGNRLTVGVVETLLQEYKPTASQPSTPTAPPPQQSAPGQTPPQLLGHYITRTETRRTFSTAVRIQQGQNRGCDGLTLDISVGGCQVRLPGDFRLDTNAPLQVAYTALGQEFLAPAMTAGLRYRILKIQRRKGYQYVRLKREGSDAGQEQELSRVIQACSLRTTPEINHLIATTRSHGYERHFLPKLSAIPLFFRMSDQQLMPVFSLATEQNQEALGYWQDERGINQLSAAMGTLRLSRLLQEPNNPEHKLLLSFQHIQQEQALFFSATLYELRQSQQLDAFLALASQRSSFRIHRLSAHTVGEEDRQLALRCPLSGRAADALVQQQLNELCLVVMLEEITSPDAVAHYRQRPMPEDANALRRFGMARLSKDPIRVLPLQHKEQRREARFGLRTQALVTVGRKTLPAITLDVSPKGIKLQLAQPLSQPLERDARLELELPKLQPLAGKLKLKGMPYRLVRSQKDGRTLHIKADGTTGHTGVVFLSHLLSQNRAKLSEVGSARQHRQVTDGLKSLMLKRLHCLPVFAHKRHGRQQWDLVGQAIGGNALLNALAPQLPADLEWLWERGGLNHLLSEVKRPEADPNPVWECLIKLPRDDQKGAVMVLDSTQDEDERRYFIDGAEAQGRFLALRARVFPANRPDLDYLQQDLAAISTHALHRARELEDMLWQVQGCGQLIDITDEIRCRHNLPLGS, encoded by the coding sequence ATGGACAAGCACCAGGCACTGATTGAGCAACTAAAACCGCTGCTGCAAGAAGCGGACTTTGACCAGATTTTTCAGCAACTCAGCCAGGACCTGCCCAGCTCGGAGCGGTTTCTGGTCAAGATGGAGATGCAGCGCCTCAATCAGTCCAGCCGTCAGGTGATCGACCTGCGTGAACGGCAGGGCGGCTGCGAGGCCATTGAGGTTGACGGCCTCACGCACTTTCTCAATGAGGCCAGCCAACAGCGCCTGACGGAGCTGACCAAGCTGTACGGCAATCGCCTGACGGTGGGCGTGGTGGAGACCCTGCTGCAGGAGTACAAGCCAACCGCGTCCCAGCCCAGCACACCGACCGCCCCGCCCCCGCAACAGAGCGCACCCGGGCAGACGCCCCCACAGCTGCTGGGCCACTACATCACCCGCACCGAAACCCGGCGAACCTTCAGCACCGCAGTACGGATTCAGCAGGGCCAGAACCGTGGCTGCGATGGCCTGACCCTGGACATCTCGGTCGGGGGGTGCCAGGTGCGCCTTCCCGGTGATTTCCGGCTCGATACCAATGCCCCATTACAAGTGGCTTACACAGCGCTGGGTCAGGAGTTTCTGGCCCCGGCCATGACGGCCGGATTGCGCTACCGCATCCTCAAGATTCAGCGCCGCAAGGGCTACCAGTATGTGCGGCTGAAGCGGGAAGGGAGCGATGCCGGCCAGGAGCAGGAGCTGAGCCGGGTTATCCAGGCCTGCAGCCTGCGCACGACGCCGGAGATCAACCACCTGATCGCCACCACCCGCAGTCATGGCTACGAGCGCCATTTCCTGCCCAAGCTGAGCGCCATCCCGCTGTTCTTCCGGATGAGCGACCAGCAGCTGATGCCGGTATTTTCCCTCGCCACCGAACAGAATCAGGAAGCTCTGGGCTACTGGCAGGATGAGCGGGGCATTAACCAACTCAGCGCCGCCATGGGCACGCTGAGGCTCTCCCGCCTGCTGCAGGAACCCAACAACCCCGAGCACAAACTGCTGCTCAGCTTTCAGCACATCCAGCAGGAGCAAGCGCTGTTCTTCAGCGCCACCCTCTATGAGCTGCGCCAGAGCCAACAGCTGGACGCGTTCCTCGCGCTGGCGAGTCAACGCAGCAGTTTCCGCATACATCGTTTGTCCGCCCACACGGTGGGGGAAGAGGACCGTCAACTGGCGCTGCGCTGCCCGCTCAGTGGCCGCGCCGCCGATGCTTTGGTACAGCAGCAATTGAATGAGTTGTGCCTGGTGGTGATGCTGGAGGAGATCACCAGCCCGGACGCGGTGGCGCACTATCGCCAACGCCCGATGCCGGAAGACGCCAACGCCCTGCGCCGCTTTGGCATGGCGCGACTCAGTAAAGACCCCATCCGGGTGCTGCCGCTGCAGCACAAAGAGCAGCGCCGGGAAGCCCGGTTTGGTCTTCGCACTCAGGCACTGGTCACCGTGGGCCGCAAAACCCTGCCGGCCATCACGCTGGATGTTTCCCCTAAGGGAATCAAGCTGCAGCTGGCACAGCCTCTGAGCCAGCCCCTGGAGCGGGATGCCCGGCTGGAGCTGGAGTTGCCCAAGCTGCAGCCACTGGCCGGCAAGCTGAAACTGAAAGGGATGCCCTACCGGCTGGTGCGCTCACAAAAGGATGGCCGTACTCTCCACATCAAGGCCGATGGCACCACTGGCCATACCGGGGTGGTGTTCCTCTCCCACCTGCTGAGCCAGAACCGCGCCAAGTTGTCGGAGGTGGGCAGCGCCCGCCAGCATCGCCAGGTGACCGATGGACTGAAAAGCCTGATGCTCAAGCGGCTGCACTGCCTGCCGGTGTTTGCGCACAAACGTCATGGCCGCCAGCAGTGGGACCTGGTCGGTCAGGCCATCGGCGGCAACGCCCTGCTCAATGCTCTGGCACCGCAACTTCCGGCGGATCTGGAGTGGCTATGGGAGCGTGGCGGGCTGAACCACCTGCTGAGTGAGGTCAAGCGCCCGGAAGCGGACCCCAACCCGGTGTGGGAGTGCCTGATCAAGCTGCCCAGGGACGATCAGAAAGGGGCGGTCATGGTGTTGGACAGCACTCAGGACGAGGATGAACGGCGCTACTTTATTGATGGTGCGGAAGCGCAGGGGCGTTTTCTGGCGCTGCGCGCCCGGGTGTTTCCGGCAAACCGGCCGGATCTGGATTACCTGCAGCAGGATCTGGCGGCCATCAGTACCCACGCCCTGCACCGGGCGCGGGAGCTGGAAGACATGTTGTGGCAGGTGCAGGGTTGCGGCCAGCTTATCGACATCACCGACGAGATACGCTGCCGCCATAACCTGCCGCTAGGGTCGTAA
- the serB gene encoding phosphoserine phosphatase SerB — MPGFAPDTPLLPQLASDLLPWQPGLPTLMLIGRQLTRAHADQVLAHCGALTVVVAETLPGGLERVGWQGPARPGLPQLEGECELQWLPPHLPSLSSPGLLLMDMDSTAIAMECIDEIARQGGVYDQVAAVTAEAMAGGLDFAESLRRRVAMLQGIPTSVLTELAKAPPLMPGLLTLCHTLKRHGWRLGLASGGFNQVAAAVADAAGIDRFEANELGREGTVFNGVVDGAIVDAARKAALLAEWGTEWQIPPAQWVAMGDGANDLPMLGQAALGVGVHAKPAVVAQADAAIQRLGLEAVLGLLRP, encoded by the coding sequence ATGCCCGGCTTCGCACCAGACACGCCCTTGTTACCGCAGTTGGCCAGCGACCTGCTGCCCTGGCAACCGGGCCTGCCCACCCTGATGCTGATCGGTCGCCAACTGACCCGCGCTCATGCGGATCAGGTGTTGGCCCATTGCGGCGCATTGACGGTGGTGGTGGCGGAGACGCTGCCGGGCGGGCTTGAGCGGGTTGGCTGGCAAGGCCCGGCGCGTCCGGGGTTGCCGCAACTGGAGGGCGAATGCGAGCTGCAATGGCTGCCGCCCCACCTGCCCTCCCTGTCCAGCCCGGGCCTGTTGCTGATGGACATGGATTCCACCGCCATCGCCATGGAGTGCATCGATGAGATTGCCCGCCAGGGTGGCGTTTACGACCAGGTGGCGGCGGTGACCGCCGAAGCGATGGCAGGCGGGCTGGACTTTGCCGAGTCGCTGCGCCGCCGGGTGGCGATGCTGCAGGGCATTCCCACCTCAGTGCTGACCGAATTGGCCAAGGCGCCCCCGCTGATGCCGGGCCTGCTGACCCTGTGCCACACGTTGAAACGCCATGGTTGGCGACTGGGGCTGGCCTCGGGGGGATTTAACCAGGTGGCGGCGGCGGTGGCCGATGCCGCGGGCATCGACCGGTTTGAAGCCAATGAGCTTGGCCGCGAGGGGACGGTGTTCAATGGGGTGGTCGACGGTGCCATCGTCGATGCGGCCCGCAAAGCGGCCCTGCTGGCGGAGTGGGGCACTGAGTGGCAGATCCCCCCGGCCCAGTGGGTGGCGATGGGGGATGGCGCCAACGATCTGCCGATGCTGGGACAGGCGGCATTGGGAGTGGGTGTGCACGCCAAACCGGCGGTGGTGGCTCAGGCCGATGCCGCGATTCAGCGTCTCGGCCTGGAAGCGGTGCTGGGGTTGTTACGACCCTAG
- a CDS encoding AhpA/YtjB family protein: MRVWRFVQVGAALVLMAAILQLWLSSERQSQALLARQTDQLADSLVQQAAHAAATALKLDDAEQLNWLINSLVDDPRVVSATVFSHQGQRLAFSQSLFPEAQLPDEETLQAALARFAPLTATVRQEDEVLGYLRIRINRALFFRDNRTLHQQQHDQQQLMLLLAGLVGALLARSLSFKRASYSYRQAQRRNLVKARRRALKRRQKDDSANEPSSPSP; this comes from the coding sequence ATGAGAGTATGGCGATTTGTGCAGGTCGGGGCCGCCCTGGTCCTGATGGCGGCCATCCTCCAACTCTGGCTCAGTAGCGAACGCCAAAGCCAGGCATTACTCGCCCGCCAAACCGACCAGTTGGCAGACAGTCTGGTGCAACAAGCCGCCCATGCTGCCGCCACCGCCCTGAAACTGGATGACGCGGAGCAGCTGAACTGGCTGATCAACAGCCTGGTGGACGACCCCAGAGTGGTCTCCGCCACGGTGTTCAGTCACCAGGGCCAACGACTGGCCTTCAGCCAATCCCTGTTCCCTGAGGCGCAACTGCCGGACGAAGAGACTCTGCAAGCCGCCCTTGCCCGCTTTGCGCCCCTGACCGCTACGGTGCGGCAAGAGGATGAAGTGCTTGGGTATCTGCGCATCCGCATCAACCGCGCCCTGTTCTTCCGCGACAACAGAACCCTGCATCAACAGCAGCACGACCAGCAGCAGCTGATGCTCCTGCTGGCGGGTTTAGTGGGCGCCCTGCTGGCCCGCTCACTCTCCTTTAAACGAGCAAGTTACTCCTACCGGCAAGCCCAGCGCCGAAACCTGGTGAAAGCCCGTCGACGGGCACTCAAACGTCGTCAAAAGGACGACAGCGCCAATGAGCCGTCTTCGCCATCACCATGA